The DNA window AGAAATCAGGTCGTCGTTACTAAAACCACCCAAACTGATGTTACCTTTCTGGAATCTCTGTCCTCCTCTGCAGCCTGGGTCTCCTGAGGGTCTgcagtcacagcagcagcaccaccacTCTTCTCCTTCTTATGTTTCTTGTGCTTTTTgtgcttcttctccttcttatgcttcttttccttcttcttcttctttttctttgaactgCCGTCAACATCCGAATTCTGAAACAGAAACGATACAATGTGACAACAGGCAGGAGAAGGACGATGACTCCAGCTTAGTTACAGTTCATCTGTGTTTCAGGTGGAATTTGAGGAATCTCAGAGTTTAAAGTCACTGAACAGATTTGATGTTTATCCTTAACAGTGCTGTTAAGTGTCCAACTACCTGTGACCATCATGATTAGGGTGCACAGACTGGAAATTTGTGCCGATATTGTTTGCACTTTTAAactgatgttttaaaaaaaaaaaaaaaaaaaaaagaccaacagcctattttccattttcaaaaaagaaaaagctttttataTCTGCCAATAAGCTCAAACCTTGCTTGGAGAGCGACTTCCAGAACCACTACTGGCCTTCTTGGCTGGCGGTGGAGACGCACTGACAGAGCGAGACGGGGAGGGGGAGGCAGATGCAGGGGCCGGGCGTTTCTGAACTGCTGGTTCAGCAGAAACGGACCTGGATCTGGAGGACGCTCTCCTTATAGGCTGGGGGCTTGGAGAGGGTCTGTGAAAAATGTCACAGGTGACATCAGATGATGGTCGCACAGAAAAATGTCACAGGTGAAGAGAATAAAACTTTGTTCTGTCTGATAAACGAGTGGTCCCTACCTCTGGTTGTCTCGGCGCTCTGGGGTGCGTGAAACTCTGCGGATTACTTTACTGTGTGAAGGTGACGACTGTCTGCGCTGGTTAGACGGAGATGCACTCGAGGTTTCATACCGTCGCGGGGGGGGACTCGGGGATCCCCTAACTGCATGACTGCGGTTCGCAGGGGATGGGGAGAGGCGTCTGGCTGCTGCAACAGGGGATCGCGCATCTCTGCTTCGCCGCCCAGATGGCAACATGGGGCTCCGCCTGTGTCTGGgcggagacgtggaggagggaggggatcGTCTCCTTGGAGCGGGAGAGCTTCTACGCTTAGGGGACCTGGAGGGGCGTCGCTTGGGAGCCGGAGAAGAGCGTCTCATGGGTGAGCTAGATAGCTTCCTCTTTGGAGGAGGCAAAGGTGAAGGGCTGTAGCGACGCTGGATAGGCGGAGAATATCGTCTGGGGGATGGAGATCTACGACGGGGTGGTGGGGAAGGAGACCTGAAAAGCGACAAATTCAATCTTTAGGAAAGttttgaaagagaaaaatacagTTTGCACATTTCTAAAAACAGGTGTGCAGGAAAGAGTCAAGGACTCCTGCCTGAAACACCTGCTATTGTATTACACCTTCATTAAGCctgcaaatatatttttgacaACTTCAACAGCATGCAGGTGCAGCACAAAACCTGCAACATTCAAATCACGTCTAAGTTTTAAAGGAACATTCTTATACCTGCGTCTTGGAGGGGGAGAGGGAGATCTGCGACGGCGTGGGGGAGAAGGCGACCGACGTCTGCGTACAGGAGACGGAGAACGTCGTTTCCTGAAGGGAACAAACAGAGTCAGAATAACCACCTCGTGCTCGTCCGCCTCTGACATCTAGTCAAGTCGCAGCTTTCACTCAAGGTCTGTTCAGAGTCATAACTTTGATAACAAAGACCTTGAAGGAATTtggttaaatgtttttttggggACCAAAAAAGAGAAGTTATGACTACATAAAAATGTATGATACCagtgacaaaaagaaaattattatcACAGATATCTGCAAGAATATTTGACAGTTTCAGCCAATAACCAATCCTGGGCTCCAGGCGGGCCCACTGTCAGGCCCGAGCTTGCTGAGCacgacattaaaaaaaaaaaagaagatataaGCCATTTTTCTTGCTATCTTATAAAGAAGGCTGACTACGATCCAGCTCGTACAGCCTACGTTACTATGTTACTCCATCCTGTTTTAGGAAGAGCAGCGCCTACGCAGCTCCACTGCTCCATTTGTGCCACGTTATGCATTCAGGTGGGTGGATAGTGATACATTGCACTTAACGTAACACTGTCTGGTCATGAGTATGATTCTGTCGGCGCATAAAAATACATATGGGCAACAACAAACTACTATGACTCTGGAGGTTGAACTGCTCAGATAATGTGTAAACACTCTTATCTGACCTTGGAGAAGGATCCCTGTGTCGTCTCCGAGGAGATGGTGTACGGCTACGCCGCCTCCTGACTTCACCGTTTCTGGCACCTGACCCTCCTGTTGGCCTCTTGGGGGCCTCATCTTCTGAAGAGGaagaccccgtttctgaaaccacacagacagaagACATCAAGAGCTGTTTCAGAGAAGCCTTCGCTGTATGCGGTCAGGGAAAGAACACCAAGGTTGGGGATAGGACACAGCTTCAAAAGTCCATGAGACGATGAGTGCATGATGACAGACAGACttgttagagagagagagagggtttGGGTATGGGAAAAGAAAGAACGgggataaaaatgcttttaaccTGAAGACGACTGTCGGTTCTGCCTGCGATACTGACGTCGCTGCTGCACCGAATCTGCTGTTGCCcctttctcatttttatcctcCTCTGAAATGTAGAGCATTGAGTGTCCCATCAGTGTTAGCAAAGCCGTGAAACAGACTGCCATGGAAATGCTTCTATTACAGAAAACAGATTCATAGCCCTGACACTCGGTCATGTTTTAACATGTAATAATGTAATCTGACCATACATGTATAGTTCCATTTCCCCTGGCATTAGTACAAAGTACATTTCTTAACGATTGTGGTCACTCAGGTTAGCCTGTGAAGAGATCCTTTGTGTTACATATATTTAACCTTCTACTGTCTCCATGTTGTACTAGCAAGCCAAAGCATGAGGACTTCACACAGGTCCCTGGAAATGTCTTGGTAAATTAATTTCTCTACTTCAAAAGATAAACAAAGATCAACCCTATGTATCTGGGACCCCCTGCTGAAAGCCGGGGTCATTTCACCGGGCACAAAATGCTGAGTTAAAGTGGCGGGAGACTCCATATGAACGGTCGTCACCTTTTGTGATCCATGAGGTGAAAGCCGGTATGGtcctttaaaatgattttacacTTACCCGACTCAGAGCCTTCAGATGGTCTGGGCTTGACGTTGTCAGTGGGAGAATCGACTCTTCCTCCTGGTTTTCTCTTGAACCctgaaaaatgcaaagaaagtgTTACATGCATTTATCACAGGATCTGAGTGATCACACACTACAACAACAGGGCCTGCTGCTGTTCCCCGTTTGTCCCACAGGTGGGTGGGGTTAATTAGTGCAGCTGGGAGCACCCGGCCAGTCTCCCTGGAGCACAGACAACgatattttaatataatgtaCAAAGGAGGAACTGAAGCATACCTGATGATCTGGGTGGGGAAGGAGAGCCCCGGCCCCTTCTAGCTCGTGGAGACGGTGATCTTCTGTCCTTCCCTGCAGGACTAATGGAAGTGTCGGGATGATGCACCTGTTTTCGGGGTGGCGTGCTAGATATTCTTTTCACTGCTTTTTTAGGCGAACGAGAGCCTGATGAGCTGCTACCAGAGGATGACGCAGAGCGGGAGCGCCTCCTGCAGGACACAAAAGAGTTCACATTCTTCTGTATGACaaaaaatgatgtaaaaatATGAAACCAGTGCtagtaaaaaagaaacaaagaaaaaagtcgTACACCTTAGCAAGCATCTCACTGACCTGCGGACAGGGGAGCGCCTGTGTCTGTGCCTGGAGGCAGCGGGGGCACGTCTAGGGGGGCTCCTTCGGCGAGGAGACATTCTTCTTCTAGGACTTTGTCTTCTACGAGGGGAGTAAGACCTGATTGGGCAGAGAGCAAATAAAGAAAGTTATAACTTTACAGTCTTTTAAAAATCTGGACAATAACATCCGTATGAGTCAAAACCAAGACTGTCAGATTACCTAGAACGAGAGCGGCGTCTGCGAGAACGGGAATGAGAGCGTGAGCGGTGGTGCCTTTCCCTCCTCGTGTCCTTCTCCCGTTCTCGTGACCTTggtctttcttctttcttatgAGTTTTCTCCGGCGACTGCTCTTTGACTTCATTCACCGAGTCGGCTTTCACCACCTCCACGACTGTGTCACTGCAaaagaaatgcattaaaaagtGTTTAGTTCTAAATAATACAAGTCACACCAGATGTTCATTTCAAAGCAAATACAAGCTTTTTACAAACCAGGTGGAAGAAGCTTCTTGGACGACCGGCTCTGGCACAGCTCTTCCTGAAGTATCCGGTTCCACCAGCTGCTCAGAAGATTTTGTGGTCAGCTGCATCAGGGGCGGAGGGGGTGAACTGCCACCAACTGGACTAACTGGTTTGCGTCTCGGAGAACGTGAGGGGCTGTGTTTCCTTTCCCGCTTCGCCGGTGACCTCCTCCGCGGCGACGGCGATCTCCTCCGCGGTGACGGTGACCTCGTTTTTCGCCTGCCCAGAGAAGCAAATTTAACAGGTCTGCACGTTCTGCAAGGAGTTTAAACTTTACGGGTTCATCTACTGgtcacaaaatgaaaacagtcgtACCTTCTTGGGCTCTTTGACTGAGCTCGCTCTCGGGTGTCCTTTTCCTTCTTATCCTCATCCACTTTCTTCAGAGAAGCAAGCTTCTCCTGTTCAATCTGCCAGAAGCAGAGCAATGAGAGACGActcattaaaaacactaaaacctTCTAAACTGCAGTGATTAAATACTCTGATCTGTGCTTTTCAATACTGTGTTCAGTGTGATTATCTTTGTATTCTCTGGAAAAAGAAACAAGCAGAAGAACACATTAACTACCAGTCTTTGGACCAGTAAAGTGTGTGCAGCAGAGTGAGGTCTGTGTGAGTCTCGCTGTGCAaactggtgaaaaaaaacaaccaaagccATCAAAATGTTTGTGAGGCACTCTTTttgaaaaatacatgaaaaagcCACCAAGTCTGCCACAACTACAGAcatcatgtctgtgtagattctcagtcatccaggtcatagtagtctctggagcttgaaaaaggcgactggacttctttttgtttcttgaagacgtttcacctctcatccgaaaggcttcttcagttctcaaccaaatggtggagagacccaggtatttaaacccctgtgggcgtagtcccctggaggtggttatgaccctctattgatcatgtgcgtgaacacatgtgcccaggtgtttGAAagagatggtttgaaagaggagtgaaagaagccatctatgtccactgtgaacaaccatcattgaacagaggaggtggattacgtcaccaactttcccccgcttacagtgctgtcctgagctcccttcccaaacgtctcaacccccattcacacctttgttccagtgacctcaataggccacaggaaacaatggagcggagtcctaaattggtttcaactgaaaccactgattaaatatgacccacgcccccttcacacctgggcacatgtgttcaagcacatgatcaatagagggtcataaccacctccaggggactacgcccacaggggtttaaatacctgggtctctccaccttttggttgagaactgaagaagcctttcggatgagaggtgaaacgtcttcaagaaacaaaaagaagtccagtcgcctttttcaagctccagagactactacaGACCTCATTTCAGGGCACGTTGGGGTGGGAGGTGATCTTTGAAGAGCAGTTGTCCCTGCTAAATACCGAATAATATTTTTGCCTGGAATGCTCATTCCCGCTTCCAGCATGTAGAAAAGCTCACCTGTCTCTGTTTGATTTCCTCCTTCTTCTGTTCCAGAAACGCAGAGGGGATGCCAGCAATGTTCTCCTGGGCGCTCAGCAGCAGGGGCCAAAGGTCCTTCATGAACTCCCGGGCGTTCTTCCCGTTCAGAAAGCCTGTCAAGTTGATCTGCATCATCTTGCTATCCGGGTGctgtaacacacacatgaagggaggagaaaagaaaaaaaacatatagcCATTGAAATCTCTGAAGACAAAATAGCAGGGGGAGGTAGGGTCCCACAAATGGGGCTCCCTACCTTCTACTCCTCTCTAAAAAGTATACCTGAGACTATTTAAGTTAACCATCTTAAAAACATGTAAGACACTGACTAGAATATTTAACATCCCTGGATCCAATATTAGACTCAACCTACAAAAATTAAGACTGATTTAAATTGTACTCACAAACTCATGAAACTGAGATTGTGAGCTAGCTGAGGGGAGACATATctaattttgctttaaaaaaaaactgcatgcaaCTCTGCTGCCCTAGATTAACAGACTACCATAAAAAACCCTCCCataacacaaaaaaatctgtAGTTATAATTGATTTCTTCAGTGCTACCCCACTACCATACATCCCCTTGGTCGTTACCCACCCCTTGTTTTGCAGTCTCCCCACAGTCTACACTTTAGGAGGTAAACAAACAGCCACAATACAGAGTGCATTAAAACCCAACACTGCAAGTACAGTTCCGGTGTCTTCAGTGAGTCCCGTGGGATCAGTGGGCACGGAGCTCCCTTGGCTTGCTTCCGCCTCCCTACTGCTTGAGACTCAACCACCTTGAGCTTAATGTTATATCATTTATCTAAATTG is part of the Archocentrus centrarchus isolate MPI-CPG fArcCen1 chromosome 22, fArcCen1, whole genome shotgun sequence genome and encodes:
- the srrm1 gene encoding serine/arginine repetitive matrix protein 1 isoform X2, which encodes MDAGFFRGTSAEQDNRFSNKQKKLLKQLKFAECLDKKVDMTKVNLEVIKPWITQRVTEILGFEDDVVIEFIFNQLEEKHPDSKMMQINLTGFLNGKNAREFMKDLWPLLLSAQENIAGIPSAFLEQKKEEIKQRQIEQEKLASLKKVDEDKKEKDTRERAQSKSPRRRKTRSPSPRRRSPSPRRRSPAKRERKHSPSRSPRRKPVSPVGGSSPPPPLMQLTTKSSEQLVEPDTSGRAVPEPVVQEASSTCDTVVEVVKADSVNEVKEQSPEKTHKKEERPRSREREKDTRRERHHRSRSHSRSRRRRSRSRSYSPRRRQSPRRRMSPRRRSPPRRAPAASRHRHRRSPVRRRRSRSASSSGSSSSGSRSPKKAVKRISSTPPRKQVHHPDTSISPAGKDRRSPSPRARRGRGSPSPPRSSGFKRKPGGRVDSPTDNVKPRPSEGSESETGSSSSEDEAPKRPTGGSGARNGEVRRRRSRTPSPRRRHRDPSPRKRRSPSPVRRRRSPSPPRRRRSPSPPPRRRSPSPPPRRRSPSPRRYSPPIQRRYSPSPLPPPKRKLSSSPMRRSSPAPKRRPSRSPKRRSSPAPRRRSPPSSTSPPRHRRSPMLPSGRRSRDARSPVAAARRLSPSPANRSHAVRGSPSPPPRRYETSSASPSNQRRQSSPSHSKVIRRVSRTPERRDNQRPSPSPQPIRRASSRSRSVSAEPAVQKRPAPASASPSPSRSVSASPPPAKKASSGSGSRSPSKNSDVDGSSKKKKKKKEKKHKKEKKHKKHKKHKKEKSGGAAAVTADPQETQAAEEDRDSRKESDTDVENTLDDLEKHLREKALRSMRKAQMSPSQMS
- the srrm1 gene encoding serine/arginine repetitive matrix protein 1 isoform X1 — encoded protein: MDAGFFRGTSAEQDNRFSNKQKKLLKQLKFAECLDKKVDMTKVNLEVIKPWITQRVTEILGFEDDVVIEFIFNQLEEKHPDSKMMQINLTGFLNGKNAREFMKDLWPLLLSAQENIAGIPSAFLEQKKEEIKQRQIEQEKLASLKKVDEDKKEKDTRERAQSKSPRRRKTRSPSPRRRSPSPRRRSPAKRERKHSPSRSPRRKPVSPVGGSSPPPPLMQLTTKSSEQLVEPDTSGRAVPEPVVQEASSTCDTVVEVVKADSVNEVKEQSPEKTHKKEERPRSREREKDTRRERHHRSRSHSRSRRRRSRSRSYSPRRRQSPRRRMSPRRRSPPRRAPAASRHRHRRSPVRRRRSRSASSSGSSSSGSRSPKKAVKRISSTPPRKQVHHPDTSISPAGKDRRSPSPRARRGRGSPSPPRSSGFKRKPGGRVDSPTDNVKPRPSEGSESEEDKNEKGATADSVQQRRQYRRQNRQSSSETGSSSSEDEAPKRPTGGSGARNGEVRRRRSRTPSPRRRHRDPSPRKRRSPSPVRRRRSPSPPRRRRSPSPPPRRRSPSPPPRRRSPSPRRYSPPIQRRYSPSPLPPPKRKLSSSPMRRSSPAPKRRPSRSPKRRSSPAPRRRSPPSSTSPPRHRRSPMLPSGRRSRDARSPVAAARRLSPSPANRSHAVRGSPSPPPRRYETSSASPSNQRRQSSPSHSKVIRRVSRTPERRDNQRPSPSPQPIRRASSRSRSVSAEPAVQKRPAPASASPSPSRSVSASPPPAKKASSGSGSRSPSKNSDVDGSSKKKKKKKEKKHKKEKKHKKHKKHKKEKSGGAAAVTADPQETQAAEEDRDSRKESDTDVENTLDDLEKHLREKALRSMRKAQMSPSQMS
- the srrm1 gene encoding serine/arginine repetitive matrix protein 1 isoform X3; translation: MMQINLTGFLNGKNAREFMKDLWPLLLSAQENIAGIPSAFLEQKKEEIKQRQIEQEKLASLKKVDEDKKEKDTRERAQSKSPRRRKTRSPSPRRRSPSPRRRSPAKRERKHSPSRSPRRKPVSPVGGSSPPPPLMQLTTKSSEQLVEPDTSGRAVPEPVVQEASSTCDTVVEVVKADSVNEVKEQSPEKTHKKEERPRSREREKDTRRERHHRSRSHSRSRRRRSRSRSYSPRRRQSPRRRMSPRRRSPPRRAPAASRHRHRRSPVRRRRSRSASSSGSSSSGSRSPKKAVKRISSTPPRKQVHHPDTSISPAGKDRRSPSPRARRGRGSPSPPRSSGFKRKPGGRVDSPTDNVKPRPSEGSESEEDKNEKGATADSVQQRRQYRRQNRQSSSETGSSSSEDEAPKRPTGGSGARNGEVRRRRSRTPSPRRRHRDPSPRKRRSPSPVRRRRSPSPPRRRRSPSPPPRRRSPSPPPRRRSPSPRRYSPPIQRRYSPSPLPPPKRKLSSSPMRRSSPAPKRRPSRSPKRRSSPAPRRRSPPSSTSPPRHRRSPMLPSGRRSRDARSPVAAARRLSPSPANRSHAVRGSPSPPPRRYETSSASPSNQRRQSSPSHSKVIRRVSRTPERRDNQRPSPSPQPIRRASSRSRSVSAEPAVQKRPAPASASPSPSRSVSASPPPAKKASSGSGSRSPSKNSDVDGSSKKKKKKKEKKHKKEKKHKKHKKHKKEKSGGAAAVTADPQETQAAEEDRDSRKESDTDVENTLDDLEKHLREKALRSMRKAQMSPSQMS